TAAACCAGTAGCTTAGCAGTGCAGAATTCTCAGGCTCCACTGCTAACATTTAGGATGCACTCTGGTATCCATTGTTCTTTTGCTGTGGTTTAAAGTTTTCAATGTAGCAGCATTAGGCATGACTTGTATGGTCAAGAAATCTCATGATGCTTATACAGATCCAATTAAGCAGGGGGCAAGCTTTGCACATTTTCTCACTGTTCAGAGATGTAGAacaacagcagataaaaaccacaaGCCCCTGTTTGTCAATTtcatcctctgtgcttatcccaggctttacgtctcactctccccgcccccccccccccccccctcacagctAAGGATCCTTTGTGGTTACTCCAGACTTTACCCATCATTCGCCCTCCACAGCTACGGATCATCTGTGCTTCTCTCAGGCTTTACCTCTCACTCCCTCACAGCTAATAATCCTCTGTGCTTTGCCCCACACAGCTAAGGAtcctatattttttgttacatttgtaccccgcgctttcccactcaaggcaggctcaatgcggcgggcaatggagggttaagtgacttgctcagagtcacaaggagctgcctctgtgctggcaattccccaggaccaaagtccaccaccctaaccactaggccactcctccactatatgtgTGTTTCCCAGACTTACTTGAATTCTGCTTAATTACCTTGGCTAAGCAGCTGAAGATTAACAATGATGTCATCATTTAAAACCACCCTGCCATTGGTCAGTTACCCATGATGAACTCAATGCAGGATTCTGATGGTCAAATAGTCACATGATGCTGTCTAACCAATCACATCAGTTATTTTATAACAGTTCTAATGAACACCCATTCAtatcttcttgtttttttttcttggtactaAATGAAGCAGAACTTAAAATGTTCATAAACTGAGATCATCATCAGAGTACTGTAATGAGAAACAGCTTTTGATTTGGGCAAATGTTCAAGTCCCTGCTAATGAGGCCCTGACTAAACACACACTCCACTGAGGCCTTCCCCCACAGATCATCATTTACACTTGAATCTTGGAAAAGTGGTGAAAATTTAAGCTCCCTGACCCTGGGGAGTCACTGGTCTGCTTCCCTGGGACATTAGAGAGCCAACATATGCAATTTTATCACAGAAGGGAAGGAACTTTATAGTGTTACAGGCACCGTATCCCAAGTCCTATTAATTCCAGATTTAACACATGGCAGTTATGGGACCCATATAGCCAGCACTAGCATAGCGTTACAGACACCTTATACCACGCACCCCAATCTGCATGATTTTAAACCCTGTTATCGTGACACAATATGGGCAATATTAAACTCAGCTCTATCATCCTCAGACACCATGAGTCCTACCCTCTATCACACTGAATACCAATCTTTAGGCTCCACAGGCTCTGTACTCCCAGCTCTATCATCCTCAGACACCACAACCCTCTACCTTGTGGCACTGTTATTCCTAACTCTATCAAAGCGAACACCAATCTTTAGGCTCTAAAGACCCTGTATTCCCAAGTCTGTTGGGCTTCTCTTTCTACATGTATCAGACTAGGACAATATGTGCATCTAAAGTGTCAGTTCTAGCTGTGCGTACTTGCAGCAACAATTACATTCAGGCGCTACACACACCACCTCCCACTCTTGAAGGCTTCTTCACAAAAGAAATCACCAACACATCATTGTCTCCCTTTACAAAATATGCATCTACTACCTGCTATTTTTTTGCATTATCACAACCTACATTTAAAGCTACTGCTCCATTTGCAAAATGAAACGCAAGCAAAAAAAatcccccttccccacctcccccctcaACAAAAAGATATGACAACACTATTCTAAAGCTTTGCTTCTTTTGTCTCCGATGCAAAGATGGCTTCCAGGCCCCCGTTGCTGCCCTTGCCCAGGGAGTCCCCTCCCAGGGCACTAGGACTAATGGCAAGACTCCAAAGACAGCACATTAACACTCACAGTTTTGCAATCCTGGCCACAAGGTAACACAGAGTAACTGGCACCAATTGCTAAAACATTCCTTCTCTGAAGTCAGCTTTACAAAGTCACtgtctcctcttcttcctcaggaTGCTGCTTTAGCTGCTCAATGGAGGACAGGGAGGgaatgcaggaggaggaggaagaggtagaGTTTTGAGCCCATGCTGTGCCATACTCTTCCTTCTGACCTCCGAGTCCCAGCTCTgcatccatctgctccagctctgTCTGATCCAGCAACTCAAAGTCATCAGCCTCATCCCCACCGTCCTCTGCTGCTGCCAGTGTCTCAGTCTGTGTCAGCTGGGCTTGGAAGTCCACATCCTCTTGGGGTTCGTTGGGCAGGAACTCGGAGATGGAGGGCTCCTCGCTGGCCTCTGAAGAGCGTAGGAGAGCAGAGAGGGTATTCTGCACCACGGTGGTGATGGCTGTGGTAACTAATTCCTCACTCAATGCCTCAATCGCCATGCCCAGGCTGGGTGTGGCACCAGTTGGAGACTGTCCGTTAAAATGTGTATTTACAAAGTGCAGAGGAGAGGCAAGCGTCTGGATGGCGAGGACAGAATCTGTGGCCTCAGGCGCCTGGACTTCCACAGGAACCACAAAAGCTTCACGTTCACCACCTGATTCCTGGTCTCTGGCATGGTATTCTTCCACCGACGGGAACTCTGTCAGATCCTTGGTGAAGGATTCTTCAGGGTCGCTGTGCATGCTCTGCTGATCAAGATCTGCAAGACAGTAACAGAAACCAACATTACAGGGGtcccagaaggagagggagaaataatTAATGGGAAACAGAAACCTACAATACACGGGGTCCTGGAAGAGGGGAATAATTAATGGGAAACAGAAACCTACAATACACGGGGTCCTGGAAGAGGGGAATAATTCATGGGAAACAGAAATCTACAATACACGGGGTCCTGGAAGAGGGGAATAATTAATGGGAAACAGAAACCTACAATACACGGGGTCCTGGAAGAGGGAATGGGAACAGAGAGCTACATGACAGGGGTCGAAGGGGATGTGACTGATTTTGTACCTTCCTGTTAAAGATCTTCAATATAAATGTTTTcatactctcttccttttcaatGTACAGAGTTCTGGAATACATTGCCAATCCTGCTGAGAACTCGATCTGATTATACTCTTTTCAGATTGCAGCTGAAAACATCTTTATTTCATACATTTTTAAGTCTTAAGATTATACTTTTAGAGTTGAATTTTTGTAACtgatttcagagtttaattgccTAGTTATCTCTTTTGTAATCTACTTAGAACATCTGAGGCTTAGGTGGAACAGAAGAATCTGCATTTGTGTTTGTAATAATTAATGAGAAGAGAAACAGCCACATTATGGGTGGGTTAATAATGAACAAAGAACCACTTTTAGTGGGAGTCACAGtgggaaaacagagaaaaatgaaagcagataaagaccatatggcctatccaatctgctcatccatgccatctattctccctctgCCTTACAGATCCTACGTACTTgaccccaagctctcttgaattcagatactggtttcctctccaccacttccaccgggaggctgttccatgaattcactaccctttctgtgaagaagtacatcctcaggttacttcggagtctgtcccctttcaccttcatcctataccccctcttccagagtttcctttcaactcAAAGACTCATCCCTTgtgcatttaaatgtctctattatatctccccctcccacctttcttccaaagtattcatACTGAGATCTTAAGTCTATCCCCAAATGCTTTGTGATgacgaccactgaccattttagtacccgccctctggacagactccatcctgttcttatctttttgaaggtgtggtctccagaattgtgcacaatattctaaatgagggaGAATAAGAATAACAAGGCCTACAGATCACTTTGCTTATCTTCAGGTTAAATATTACATAACAAAAGAGAAGTTAATAAACGAAAATACAAAGGAAGGTGAGAGATTTGAGAATTTGTGGGGGGAGATAGATATAGGAGGGAAGGGTATTTCACGGTTATATGGTTACCTTAGAGGGCAGGAGTTGGTTAAGTTACCATATATGTTAGCATGGGAACGTGATTTAGGAACAGAATTAAGTATCCCagaatggaagagagtgtgtttgGAGGTTAAAAAGGCATCTGTCTGCGTGTTAATAAAGGAGAATGCCTATAAGATATTAAGCcggtggtattataccccagaCAGGCTAAAAGCTATGTACTCGGATGCTTCCGACACATGCTGGAGGTGCGGGACAGCAACGGGCACATACTATCACATATGGTGGGAATGTTCAATGCTACAAGGATTCTGGGGTGAAGTAGTGCGCTTACTAACTAGGGCACTGGGTGTACTGTTTCCCTGTGACCCTAAGTGGTGTTTACTAGGTTGGGGtaatagaaaagagaaaaagtggCAAAGTAGAGTTAAACGGATGGGACTGGCGGCAGCAAaaactaccatagcacttaattggAAGCAGAAAGCCGGCCCATCCATACATAGCTGGATACTGAAATTCAGGGGGGTGGTATCACTGGAAAAACTGACTGATACACGCCGGGGAAAATTTTCCCAGACAGCGGATGAATGGATATACTTGAATGACATCCTAAATTAGTGACCTGGAGAAAGGGCTGAGAAGGTCATGGAGAAATGAGtaaacagagagggggggaggggagggggggttaggtcAATGGGAAAAATGCTGATGGGGGAGTTGATTGTCACAAGTTAATATTCATGTTATAAGATTTAATGGACAGCACTATGACATTTTGTGTGATTGTAGACtgtgttgaatcatcaataaaaaattttttattaaaaaaaagaaaaaagaataacAAGGCCTGAGATTTGGAGGGCTGTTTCTGTTTATTAATGGAAACAGAAACAACCGCCTTTGGGTGGTCGGGATTAGAATGGGGATAGAAGACTATGTTACAAAGGGCCACGTTGGAAGGTGGCGACATTACTGAAAACAGAGAGCCATCTTCACAAGTGATTGGGGGACAGGGGGTTGTGTCTGAATAATGGGAGCAGTGAGGGCCACATTACACAGGATGTTTGTGTAGGGGTGTAAATCACCGAGTGTTGTTACAGGAGGCTAGGGTAGTGGAGACAGTGAATAATGAGGTACAGGAGATGACATTACAGACTCCAATACTGCATGGACCTACTAAGGACCTATTTTTATAACTCAACTAACCTTCCTCTAAAAGTATATAAGCCTCATCAGTACATTCAGACACAGACATAACATGGGAAGGGAAGAAtggagaagttccgagagaagaggacatttctctggtaagtgaacaccattttgcttgtgctttgggaacttaaagattggggtttaaaggaggaattgtaggttagtgataggcaaaataaaaatataaaaagcaaattttatcaactaatctccatagtcttttccacttcgttttaaaaactttgtaccacagcattaacagatagaatctagcaggcactgcaggacctagtttagtattaaggggggaataaaaagagagagagtgaaaagcaagtattattaactagttgccatagtgtacaacccttttcccatagttttaaactgaaaccttttctagtgataggcaaaatgaaaatattaCAAGAAATTTTTTTCAACTAATCTCcgtagtcttttccacttagttttaaaaactttgtaccacagcattaacagataaaatctagcaggcactgcaggatctagtttagtcttcccgcccacccttaggacaactcttcatttatagtcagttattgtaattagggtaacaaacaAGGAGtgttcttacagagttttaaatacatttcattaccatctaaaaaggaaacactaaataaatcatacaatatactatataaactaaaagacatttttatattaggctaatatccttaatactgtagcaagttttaaattattgaaaaactcaaaaacactaagatggagtcagcagtccagcagcgagagggttgctatccagtcttttaaaattgagtgtcacatgtatgattatctcccagttggtgagatgtcatatgtgtgtgcccgatgcaaagagctcctagttctCAAAGAACGTGTgttttctcttgaggctagagtagcagacttggtggagctgagggaaacagaggagacctacagggatgttgtagagaagtcccacctccagtctggtagcccatgtgctaccttggaggagggaggtctcctaggacagcatcaccctggtgaagtaggaagtactcctgttgccaggacctgcccaccaggggatgtactatcctctcgcaccgaggatatgtctccaagggctgcccgggagggaaaggttaggacagctgttgtagttggtgattcgatctttaggcatatagatagctggatggctggtggacgtgaggatcgcctggtgacctgcctggtgcgaaagtggcagacctcacgcgttacctagataggattttagatagtgctggggaggagccggctgtcctgctacatgtgggtaccaatgacataggaaaatgtgggagagaggttctggaagccaaatttaggctcttaggtagaaagctcaaatccagaacctctagggtagcattttctgaaatgctacccgttccacgcacagggcccaagagacaggcagagctctggagtctcaatgcgtggatgagacgatggtgcagggaggagggttttagatttgttaggaactgggcaacattctggggaagggggagcctattctgaaaggatgggctccaccttaaccagggtgggaccagggtgttggcatcagcatttaacaaggagatagagcagcttttaaactggaaacggggggaaggccgacagtcgctcaaaagcgcacggttcaggataaggtatctttcaaaggtatcaccaaatcagggaagatagggtatcatgatagtgaggttgcaatgcatattcattgtggatatcccgaaaacctgactggcaaagggtaatccaggaccggacttgggaaacactgctttagaagGTCATATTAAAAATTAGTTTCCCCCCgcccttttttttaataataaagcttttccaaataattccAGACAGACATGGTTTGAAAATCATTTGAAGTTCTGTCTTTCTGATGTTAAAAGTATACAATCTAAAAGAATAATGGATTGTTTGCCTACCAGGCAGTGTCAGTGTGGAATGCTTTAACATATAACATTAGGTTTCAGACTGAAATGTTAACATATTTAGCAAGTTTTGGGGATGGTAACtatctttttaaatgttttacacTTTATACTGTAAATCCTAGAAATATGTAGTAGCTTTTGTGAACTGAATCAGACCATGGGGTAAATTTGCAGTATGTAAGTTGTATTTGTGTTGTACTGTGttgtaaagggaaaaaaaacataggTCTCAATCGTGAAGCCAAAagggaaaacaaagaaaacaagacAATTAAAATAATGAGGAAGAATCATGAGATGTGGTGTTTGCTCACTTGGACACACACAAATAGTGTCAATGCTCAAGCTGGAAGCCAGACCTTCCAGGACTAACTTTAGACCTTTGTGGCTACCAGGTCAGACAAAGGGCTCTATAAAACTGTTTCCTAAAGTAATAACTTAAAGATGTTAACCCTTATTTCTAGCAAAGCTACAGGAAATAACAGAGCTTACAGGCAATCAGACAGGTAAGTGAGAATTGTACAGATAGCTAAGGTGGTCCCTAAAAGTTCTTTAAATACGAAAGACATAGCGGGATGCTgagtgaggaagaggaggagctggCCCTGTGGCTCCTAGAGCTGAAAGGGGAGGACTCTGGCTTTGGATCCAGCATCCTTCAAGCCCAGAGAAGACGATAGCTGCCATTGTGCTGGTGCATCCTGCCAGCTAACAAGTGGCACTGAAAGTGTCCTGaaggtggcaaaaaaaaaaaaaaaaaaaagacagagagacTTGTGAAATGATGTAGTAGTTACAGTGCAGGGAAAATGCTGATCCAAATGGTAAGAGAATGGAAATCAAATACTTAATGCATCAGCTTTCAAAACAGCAGTAAAATAACTTTCTAAACTTCTaagcagggccgtgctgatgcagtaagcgaggtaagcgccgcaggggggcgcttgccttcgaggggcgccactgccctgccgtccgtctgctcacttgcaaaatctttcacctgaacttcgcagcaggggggcgcttgccttcgaggggcaccactgccctgccgtccgtctgctcacttgcaaaatctttcacctgaacttgtgattctcctatttccgctgccctccccttttcatgcaaaggagcagtattaatttaggcaggcacgctcttcaagttacatgagaatacaaccagattgctatttatgcttcagtttggggctagctcctcagtcagggtgagtttcagagcttgaaacagcattcaaattaaagagaacctgaaagtttaaaagtgctaaaaataagttttaaaagtatttgccttaaatctaattgcagaattcaggtgctgggagtctgtacttggttgtcatatgctcagatttgtttaaatcatatgcaaattagtccggtgtttttcactaaacattcccatgagtgtctgtatgttaatctgcattcaaatagagctctctgattggatgatcagcttctgttaagaaatctgcccgggaagtgaacagagtgagagctgacctttgccaagagagacatccagctgtgacttcctgtgtttgttgactgaagttataaaagagtgcctgattgtggtaaatgagaaaatataagtgaaaagagattggtggcgattgaagtttctctagtgagaaaaggatctgaatatttcaggattacttgaagtttatgaagaatagaaaagggtgaatttcagtttaagagtgtttaaatcctataagctatataaaggctaggtagattcaagtgactgtaagcaaggaaaccttaatatttgatctgaaataaatatttgatctgagatagttgatcagagataaatgtttgatctgaattatatcctttggtgcaaaggagattagaatgcaataaagtatttctttctgtttaccagtacagtcaaataattccattccacttaaataattttttgttatatatatgagggagtagtatctggatttattgtaaatcaaattgattccattcacaggaattcatattcaccttcatgcattcatccgatattatcttttaaggatgaagttttattttatgttcactctgtctcttgtgagctgagcacagttagtttcctcggctggcacgattacatattagaggtattttgatactgtgtgaagttttaccacagacgggtgacatatataaaacattctccttggataggatgtgatatgtgaaaatacatttgctttaatgaaattgctaaactttagagtcagagacttatcaatgagggatacatacagtgctattttttcctgaggtccggcttacttgcctgctcccttctgttcctgctctgctggacggggggggaaccgatagtctgcagggggggcaccagaaaccctaggcAAGGCCCTGCTTCTAAGCTAGCAGATTGGATGGGCTGCTTCAGTCTTGACCTGCCATAATCTTCTCTGTTAGTAGATACAGCAGAAAGTTTTAACGCCCTTCCCCTGGACTTCTTTCAGTCTTCATACAGCAGCAGATAGCTGCTGCTATTCATACACAGGACACATTGGCACAGAAGGAAAGTAAACACCCCAGATCTCTTCATCTGAACAGACTAAACCTGTGGGCTTGAAGGGGGGAACTGGGAGTACCATTTTGGCCCATCTTGCCATGTGGAAAGTGAGACACGGTAGGGTATAAGTGTCAGTAACTTGCTGTGTAAAGCTGTGGCAGGCTGCAGTTATGACACTAAAGAGGCATCACTGAAGGTTCAGCAGAGGAACCCTCCCGTCAGAATGCTTCCTTAATACCTGAAACCCTCATTTCCCTCCTTCTCACATACCTTCAGATACATCGGTCAGTTGTGGGGTCGTAGCCCGAGAAACAGAGAATCCTCCGCTTTCCAGAATTGAGGCTTCTTCATCTGAAAGCTCAGAGTCAGTAATGGCCAACGCAAGGGCAGTTGTTTTTGCATCCACCTGTTCATAGAAGCAGGTCACACGACTTATTGTGTGCATAGTACCATATCAATCTCCACCCCAATTTACCATCTAAGAGTCCAGAAAACTATATTCTGTAAATATCATGCACACCATTGCTACCAATGGTGAGATGCTGGATGATTTGCTTCATCCTCAACACAATGAGCCCACACCAGAGAGACACCTACCAAGGGTGAGAAGCTGGACAGCTCAGCCTCACTGTCACTGTCTGTCTCTGCCATTGGCTCATCTCCTGCCTCTGCTTCTTTCTTCCCCTGTTTGTCTGTGAGGAGGAGAAGAATAAAGAATTATCAGAAACCCGGGATAAAGGGATGAAAAAGCAAACACATAATTTTCAAATGGTAATGTATCATTTTCTAGGAGAAACAGTCCCCTTGGTGTTGCCCTTAGGAGCCAACCTATAACCCCTTTTTAGGGATCTTCTGCATCTCTGAATCCCCATGACGTCCAACTttgcacagtcaggaaaagcccTCCTGTAATCGTCAAATCCCACTTCTATTTACCTCTCTCTTTTCTAATTACTGTGGAgatgaaataaatagaaatgaaTAGATAGATATTTAGGGCAGAGAGACTATGTTatggtttcaaggattcctgaaatcaagatcttacaaagtgaaaatgaaaggaacctgatcctctccttggtcactggactgtggcatccctcagggctctccactatcacccatactgtttaatgtaatgatgtcaccactaggtaacagactagaaacagcaggattcaaaacattcacaTACGCTGACGAAGTTATCATATACacaaccttcaaaaagaacattcaagacatcttacaaaaggcaaaacttggcttaagtttgatggaaacctgggcctcagaatcaaaagtaaagctaaataaagaaaaaaactaaattcatggtcattaccaacctatttgaccaaaagaactacaacagtttcacaactgACAGCACTTCATTCCCcactgacaataatctgaaaattctaggtataattctAGACAAATATTTAacactcaagtttcctcagtaatcacaaaatctttctggtctttttggaaactaaaaaggatcagaccctatttctcatcagaaacattcagactattggtacaatcgttaacattatcccaattcgattattgtaatgccatatatgctggctgtaaggagtacctgatgaaaaaactccaaacagctcaaaacactgcagccaggttcatatacaaaatctcttgttttgaaagtgcctcccctttattaatcaaattacactggcttccaatcaaagcaagaattaccttcaaattatgtacctttatctttcaaatactaaatgacacagctccagactatatggtaccattaataaactcaaagaaacactaaatatgaggcaagaaaccaTCTCAGACTACAccccccaaattgcaaaaaagtgatctacaaaactgtccactctgcagacttcacttacctagaacTCCTTCCAaatcaaaataagaaatatacaggaatatactagaatccgcaaaatcctcaaatcgttcctattcaaacaaaccctctcaaagaacaaccatatctcaaacaaagaATTATTACCTGGTTATGAccctatttaccattaacctctttatttcatgtacaatttctcattcataatagattttctaaatgttgaaCATCCATAGctgtcccagtatgtttatgatactgtattgtaaaattggattattacaaattactttcttatgcattattcattGTTATGTATCTCAtaggtttattgtaagccacactgaactcaaaacttgtttgggataatgtgggatataaatgtcacaaataaataaataaatgcaccagAATGACCTGTACTGTCCAGCAGCTCCCAGTAAATGAAGCTGTCTTTCTATGTCCGCTCCAGCATATCATGCCATGCACAGCTGTTCCTGGGAACAGGCTCATTTCGGGAAGCAATTAAGAGACTTTTCCCAGGGAAGCTGAGCCCCTCTGTCACTCTAGTGTCTCTCAGCTGGCGTCAGTGCGCTGACACAGAACATAGTCTGCAGAGCCCGATCCTCAGGCTGGCCTAAAACAAGGCCCCTCTGCTTAGTACTCAGTGCCATGTGGTTTCTTCCTGGCTCCAGGAATCTGCCGCATTTATTAAGAGCTTTGTGGCCACCTCCATCCAGCCTGCCTATCTTCCCGCTGAGCCTCCACCTGGCACAGAACCAGGTATGGGGAACAGTGCTCATctcttattttttaaaattttattattatttttatatttcacaGATCAGACTTCTTCTGGTTGTCTTTCAAAATTGGTGAACCAGCTATGttttttgatttaattcttttaaatttGTAGGGAAAAGACCTTGTTATAAGTCCCTTTAATCTAGCCTCTCTCCCAAGGTGGTCACCAGATGAACTGCCCTAACAGTGTGACATTATGACTGTTCTCTGTGGGTGATGGTAGAGCCCCTTCCCGTGCAGTCCACCCTTCCTTACGCCTCTTCTCATGCTTGTGGTGCAGGGTCTCCTCCCCCTTCATGCTGTAGTCCAGTTTCATCAGAATGGGTTCCAGGCCTGTGTACATTTTCTGGATCAACTCATGGTACACCACCAGCGGCCACAACAGTACGCTCAGCACTGCGGAGACATAAACCAGAGACACAATCAGATCCCACTCCTCATGTTACTTACCCCAAAGGGGATCTCGCCTGCACAGCTTGTTCCCAAACTAGATAAAATAGGAATTAAATTCTaccagaacataagaacatggcAGATAAAGAGCAACAGAGCCCAGCCAGAAGCTAGAGGACCTGCACGACAGATACCTCTCGTACCCTCCCCACTGTTT
The genomic region above belongs to Microcaecilia unicolor chromosome 7, aMicUni1.1, whole genome shotgun sequence and contains:
- the RETREG2 gene encoding reticulophagy regulator 2; protein product: MEGGQGSPESEQAEAPQDIQRLADSLRARLCGWESLLTEVQRLLVWERPLYSLLTAATLNGAFWLVSSTTLRPFFLLSVSLLGLLVMERWKSRFQVDIAVPIAEPDTDSEGGALAVSGAAPPRLLSFPELCHCLAESWITCRLYLQELLQYKRQHPGKFCAHVCSGCLSLAVVGHYVPGIMISYIVLLSVLLWPLVVYHELIQKMYTGLEPILMKLDYSMKGEETLHHKHEKRHKQGKKEAEAGDEPMAETDSDSEAELSSFSPLVDAKTTALALAITDSELSDEEASILESGGFSVSRATTPQLTDVSEDLDQQSMHSDPEESFTKDLTEFPSVEEYHARDQESGGEREAFVVPVEVQAPEATDSVLAIQTLASPLHFVNTHFNGQSPTGATPSLGMAIEALSEELVTTAITTVVQNTLSALLRSSEASEEPSISEFLPNEPQEDVDFQAQLTQTETLAAAEDGGDEADDFELLDQTELEQMDAELGLGGQKEEYGTAWAQNSTSSSSSCIPSLSSIEQLKQHPEEEEETVTL